GGTGCCAGTGCGGTACAAAGCCTGGCCGACAGCCTGGGCATTGCCGATTGGCACGCCCGCGCCACTCCAGAAGACAAGCTGGCTTTTGTTGGCCAACTGCAACAAGAAGGCAAGCGGGTCTTGATGGTGGGTGACGGCATCAATGATGCGCCGGTGCTGGCGCGGGCCGATGTCTCGCTTGCCATGGGTGGCGGCACCGATGTGGCGCGCGCCAGTGGTGACATGGTGCTGATGGGTGATCAGCTTGCGCTGATTCCGCAGGCGCTTGCGCTTTCAAAAAAGGCACTGGGCATAATCAGGCAGAATTTGTGGTGGGCCGCCGGGTATAATCTGCTGGCCCTGCCCCTGGCCATCAGCGGTCACCTGACCCCCTGGCTGGCCAGTCTTGGCATGGCTGCCAGTTCGCTCATCGTGGTGAGCAATGCCCTGCGACTCGTCAAACGGAAATCCTGATGGAAAGTCTTTACCTGCTCATTCCGCTCAGCATCGTGCTGGCCTTTGTCATCGCCGTGGTGTTCTGGTGGGCCACCCGCTCCGGCCAGTTCGACGATATGGAAGGCCCGGCGCACCGCATTCTGATGGACGA
The sequence above is drawn from the Aquitalea denitrificans genome and encodes:
- the ccoS gene encoding cbb3-type cytochrome oxidase assembly protein CcoS yields the protein MESLYLLIPLSIVLAFVIAVVFWWATRSGQFDDMEGPAHRILMDDDRPAEDKAAKASDEH